Genomic DNA from Comamonas antarctica:
CACGACGTTGCCGCCCTGGACAAACATCTTGAGGCGCTGCGGGTCGGTCTGCAGCGCGGGCACCGCGCCGGCGAGGAATGCGCGGAGCGCGTGCGGCTTTTTCATGGTGCGGCGCCGTTCACTTTTGCCCGGACGGCGCCATAGGCGTCGATGCAGGTGTTGAGGTCCCGGATTGCGGCGTCGCCTTCGCCGGTGATTCCAAGAAGCGCTGCAGCATCCTCTCGGTCAAGTTCGGCGCGCGCTTCGGGATTGCCAGGGCTGGCACGTTCGGCGCTGACGCCAGGGCCGGGCTCTGGAGAGGTGCGGACTGACAGGCGGATAGAGCCACTGCGCAGGCCAGCAGCCAGGCTGTCGATTGAGCTTTTCGCATCGTTTTGTCCTGTGCGGTTGGTGTCGAGGATCTGTTCGAGCGAGTCGGCCAACTGGCCGCTGCGCTCCAGGGTTTTGGCGAGCTGCTGCACAGTGCCGGCCAACTGGTCGTTTTGTACGCGCAGGCTGCCGCGCTCCTCGCCGCGCTGGTCGGCGCCGTAGAGCGCGCCCAGCACGGCCAGGGGAAGCACCGCCTTCAGGATCATCGTGGC
This window encodes:
- a CDS encoding lysis system i-spanin subunit Rz, with protein sequence MKAAATMILKAVLPLAVLGALYGADQRGEERGSLRVQNDQLAGTVQQLAKTLERSGQLADSLEQILDTNRTGQNDAKSSIDSLAAGLRSGSIRLSVRTSPEPGPGVSAERASPGNPEARAELDREDAAALLGITGEGDAAIRDLNTCIDAYGAVRAKVNGAAP